Below is a window of Gossypium hirsutum isolate 1008001.06 chromosome A12, Gossypium_hirsutum_v2.1, whole genome shotgun sequence DNA.
TTCAAAGCCTCTGTAAGAGCAGCTTCAGCTCTGTTCCATGTTTCCAAATCACCAAGGTATTTCTCTGGCCGCTACAGTTCAAACATTTGTaacacaaaataaaaatggtCATTCTAGAATAAAATCCAAGCATGAGAGTACAAACACAAATCAAGATTCATGACTCTTCAAGTCCATCTAGTATTATAACATGAATATAATCATGACATGGGTAGATATATTAGGTCTCTATTACAAAACCACtttacaaacaaacaaataataaaaaggaatcattcctaatgatagtaataaaaatggaaaattaaaatttcaggAAATATTAGTGGTTTTGTAAGTTtagtaactcaagatataaacaGAAAACAAACTCATTAACATCCTAAACTCCATTATACTTAGAGATCAGTAACAGAATGCACCATGTCATCACACAAAATAAAATTCCAGTCCCTAACAATTTAAGTAAATAGAGCTTATCATACCGTAGATAATTTTAGGTCATAAGTAAACCCAAACACGGTGTAAGCATAATCAATGAACTCCAGGACACCTTTAACTTCTTCTTTTacctgaaaaaagaaaaaagtgaaatGTGCAGTGTAAAGACAATGAgctaaaatatttcataaaactATTGAGTAACTAAAGCCAACCTCACCTGGGATTCCCTGCAGAAAATGTGAGCATCATCCTGAAACAATATGAAGAGTAATGTCAAAGAAAGGAGAGCTAAAGAGATTTTTAACTAGCACAACTAAGCAACCAAAATGTATAACATATGAACAGAGACTTCTTTAAACTTAAGTCCAAAAGCTACCAAGGAAATTTTCACACGGCGATAAATTATGGTACGTCAAATTTCACAGTTGATATTTAGCCAAAAGAAAGGTGAAGAAGGTTAGCAAGGAGCTCAATCTCAGAAGTTCACATCTAACAACAGGGTACCTGCTGAAACCTCCTGACACGAGTCAATCCAGTCAGTGCCCCACTAGCCTCATTTCGATGCAAGACCCCGAAATCAGCCATGCGAAGAGGTAGTTCTGCATGAATGAGAATACAACAAAGCCAGATAGGAACCTCTTTcagaaaaacataatttaaataagCACATTGTAAGCTacagaagaaaaataaataaactacaTTGACAAAATTATATATCTTAGTAAAGACTGGGCCATATAGCAATTAGATTAGAGGCTAAAAAAAGAATCAAAGGGAAAAAAGATGCAGAATGGAATACATGAAAATGTATTCAAGCTAATATGGTTTCAGAAGATTTTATAATTAGAACAAACTCATTCACTAATATATAATGGTAACTCATTACCATGAAGTATGAAACAAAAGGGAGCAAAGAAAAGTTTATCCAACATTTTAAAGCTTGTAcatggaaaattttataaagcACAAACCAAGATTGGATGCTCATGTTCGGAGCAACAACATGATGAAATAAACAAAAGCGCATAGCCTAAGAATGCCTTTTTTAAGCTCTCCTCACAGGGCAATGAAGTTACAATGCGGTCTATGGTTGGCATGCACGCTGTCCTTCAGGTGATTTTGCTTGATCACATATAAtatagagagagaaagaaagaatgcAAAAGGGGAGCTTCTTTTCATGTGCAGTACCAAAGGTTTTCTTGCCATATGGTAAAAAGTAGGAAAATCATAGATGCATATGAACTGACCTCTATAAGAACGAACCCTGTGCTGAAACATTAAACAGTGCCCTGGGCAATTCATAGGTTTCAGTCCAAACTCTTGTTTTTCAATCTGTGGCAGAGCGAAACATCATAAAAAGGATCATCGATAGAAGACTAAATGCAGAAATGCACTTTTCAACAAATGTTTGTTAAATTCTAGGAAGTCCACATCAATATTCACTCTACAATTAAAACAACAGACAAGTTCAATTTTTCCATAGTTGCACAAAATCTCACCTCAAACAAAAACATATTCTCCTTATAATTTGCAGCATGGCCAGATGTTTCCCAAAGATTCATATTATACATGTTGGGTGACTTAACCTGTCAAATTATGCAACTTCTTTGATTCAGTATTCAAGTAACAGAGTTTTAATTAAATCTCTAAAATAGAGCAAATGAGAAGACTTGTAACCTCTTCATAACCCCTTTTCCAATATTCATTTCGTATAAATCCCATTAGTTTGTTGTAAATTCGAGTGCCATGAGGAAGAAAGAACCAACTTCCTGGGCTGAAAGTTACCAAATATACCAACTATTAATATTGCATACATTCTTTAACATACTACTCCTGATCATATTAAGTTATATTGTACCTGAGGGGGTGGCAAAAGAAAAGTTCCTGCTTTGTACCTAATAATCTATGATCGTATTTCTTTGCTTCTTCTATCTGACGGATATATTCCTGTGGAAAAACATTACACTAATGAGAATAAAGAAGTGATTGAAGAGAAGTTAATGTACTAggaaacaagagaaaaaaaaatttctcattgtaaaagaATTACCAAAGCTCTCAAATTTTTGTCTAGGTAAGTAAAATGTGAACCTAATATGAGAAAATGATTTCTTACAGTAATTTCAGCTATTATACCAGATTTTGATATTCTTTGTATCAGAATagaagagataaacatatttctcTATGCATCATACTCTTGTATAGTTGCTTGAACAATCAGAAATTGTGTTACTTGGAACGCGGATCGGTCTGGCAAGAGGAATAAGAACTGAAATGTAAATCGCTACTTATCTGGACAGTATTTCAATAGGGGTAGTCTTCTTCAGTTAATAGGAGTGTAATATGACTTATTAAAACCAAAAACGTTTCTTtagaacatgtatatatattaatttaactgATTTGtacaatttgttttattttaactcaatttatgtttaattaataaaaattaaatcaagggttaatataatttttggcccATAAACTTAGCAACTACGTTAAGTATATTTCGCAATTAACTACTTTCAAAGTAAATCAGCTGTACATCAATAACTTTACcatttattagaaaaaaatattataaacctATAAAATATAAGCAGATCTGGAGTAACATTGAATGGTAATTACTTCAAGAGTCAAGATAAACTGACAATTTCAGCAGTCCACCTCACATCCACCAATAAACCCCTactgaaataaatacataatctGCAGGTCTCGTAATAGAATTCTCTACTTCTAGTAAAAGCTCTAAATTATGTTTGCTAAATGGATCACTGATCCACTGAATTGGAACTCCACCGATCCATGGCTGGAATCAGGCAATCCAATTCCGAAATAGCAGGAAGGAGAGCAATTTCAGGTAACAGAGGTCACAAATAAagtaaatcaaataaatatacaGCGTATGTGGTACAATAATAGAGTTGACGCCAGACAATTAACCTCACCTTCAAACGTTTCTGATCAGGAAAAGATATACCATAAACTCTTTGTAAACTCTCACGATCTTTGTTTCCCCTCCAGTATGCAGAAGAAGCCTGAAGATAGAAATTCATGAGTAGACCAGGAAATGGTGGTGAACATGAATTGAAATATCTCCAAAACATAGCTTAGATCTAATCATGTATCGTGTTACCTTCATGCATGCAAATGCCTTTGCAAAAGAAGTATTGGGAATATGAGGTCCACGACACAAATCAACCAAGGGACCACATCGGTATACTGTGATAGTTTTATCTGCAGGCAAATCGTTGATGATCTCAACCTGATTATAAAAGTTACCATTAAAGAAATTAGTGCACTGGAAAAACATAGAGGTAGAAAGGAATAGTTTCAATTGATATGGTAGAAAGGAATAATTTCaattgatatgaaaatttcaaaataacaccactcAACTTGCCTTAAAATTATTCTCAGAAAACATCTCAAGGGCTTGTTCCCTTGTCACTTCAAGGCGTTCAAAAGGTTGCTTTTCCTGCATTAAGAtgcaaaaatggaaaaataataatgtaCCATGAAATAACAGCTTTACAACTAGCATATTCCCATTTAATAGGAccataagaaaatatttaaaatttaaccacTGTTCAACATTTCATAATATGGTTTTAAGACAGCCAATTTTTCCTTAGCACTGGTATGAGTGATTAGCAGAATATTGTTACAAATTGCACTAACTTAACACCAAACAAACATGAATGCCACTGAAGGTGATCATAAATAAACCAATCAAAACTTCAGAAGCTGGAAGTTGGACACTTAGGAAGATTACAATACCGCAACAGCTTTCAAAGCCCCTGATTCAATTTGCTTGAAGTGATCCTCATTCAAGCCCAAGTCACCATAAAATGCATCATAATAGAAACCCTGTAACACCACATTATCATCTAGTAAGAGGTAAATTCCACTTTAAAGACCTTGGTAAACCAACTTAAGGATCAAGATGAGAAGAGCGAAACATCAAACAATAACTTAAACCACATAATTATCTCTAAATGTCTTGCTTAAGTGAAACATAAAACTGGCATAGAAAGTACAAGCTACACAGCGCAGTATATTGGATAATTACAATGCATAAAACTTCATCCCTACAATATAAAACTTGAGTGCTCCTGGAAACCACATGAAATCTGGCTAAAACTTTCGCCAATTCTCCAAAACTTAATTGGGAAagaaattcatttaataaaatatactaaCATATCCTATACAACAGAAGTTACCAGAAGTGTGTACCAAGAAAAGTTAACAAAGTGAAAACTTCAATAGATATAATATTATTCCAAGATACAAAGATTATGTACAAAGAAGGTTTAGACATAACAAGAACTCAGGTAACGGACTTACCTCCCCTCTTGTGGTACAGGGCCCAATGCAAAGTTTGCAACCATATATGCTCTCAAGGGACTGCATAACCACTAACCCAAATTAAtcaattaccaaaaaaaaaaacaaacaaacaatggaattttttttttaaataaataaaaaggaatcCCCATTTACTTGACCAAGAATGTGAGCACTAGAGTGCCAAAAAGTATCACGACCTTCATCGCTATCAAAAGTGAAAATCTTAAGCTCACAGTCACCTTCCAAAGGTCTATTCATATCCCACAAAACCCCATTGACCGATGAGATCAATGCATTGGCAGCCAAACTCTTGGAAATTCCTTGGGCAATATCCATAGGGGTCGAAACCCATTTTTTCCCTTCCTTAACTGACCCATCAGGCAAAGTGACCTTGATTGGATCGTGCGGGAGGGATAGAAGATGAGACTGCTGTTGAGACTGGAGGGACTGGAAGAGTTTGATGCGCTTCTCGATAACTTGGTTGAGATAGGCTTCGTCTTTGGGATGAGAAGAAGCCATGGTGAAGGCGGAAAAGAGGCGGAGAGGGGAGGAGAAGGAAGGCTTAGAGAGGAGAAAGAGAGCAGGATGAAAAGAATAGTAACGGCGGAGAGCAAAAGAGAGAGCGCATAACATAGAATACAACTTAAGGATTATTATTCGAGCTGTTTTTCACTTCTTGTAGAGGTTTAGGGTACAACTTCCCAAGCAACGTACTGTTGAGAGGTTTAGAATAAATGTTACAACGGTTAATGTAGATCTACTTACTAAAGTTTGACCGTATCCGCAATgtgttatatattaaaatttgtggaCTATGTGAATAATGTTTTGAAGGTTTATTTGACAAGGCACAAATTAGTTCTACTCCCTCAACCCTTTTGGATTAAATTGCATCAAATGAAGAAATATGTATAGGTACCCTTAAGGCTTCGGGTTTTGATGGGTTGCATGCTCAATTCCTTCTATCTCAGTGAGATAGTGTAAGTTTTTTACTTTGTGGTATAGTTTTAATAGATTTTCGATGGAGAAAATGATTGACGCAAACTTTAACAAGACTCTATAGTCCTTCTACCATAAGTGATCAATCCAAAGGCTCACATTTCTGACCTATTAATTTATGTATGATGATTTATAAGTAGATGCCAAATTTAATAGATCCCAACCAAGTCAGTTTCACACTAAGTTGTAACATTAACAACAATATGCTCATTGCACAGAAGGTCATCCATTCCATGTAATCTTGTAGAACAAAAATAGGTTAGATTGAGATCAAGGTTCATTTGGAGAAAGTGTATGATAGGGTTCAGAGAAATTTTATAGAGAACACAATGGTTGATGTTGGGATGCCACCCATGCTTATTAGGGTCGTTATTAATTATGCTTCTAGTTCCTCGATGCAAGTCTTATGGAATGGCTCTCTTACGGAGGAATTCAAGCCTTCATGAAGTATTAGGCAAGGGGATTCATTATCCTTTTATCTATTTGTTCATGGCATGGAAAGGTTGGGTCATAGTATTCTCCTTGAAGTTACGGAAAAAAGGTGGGAGATGATCGTTTATTTAGGAAATTTCCCCATTTGTtcttccatctttcttcctacaAATTAAGGCTAAATCTCATCTCTCCCCCAGCTTTAGTTCTCTTACTAAAATCAAGTAGAAAACCAACTCTTAAGTGATAAATGCCAAGTAACATGTTTTAGCATCATTTTTAACGCAtttttatatgattattcaatttaaaatggtgaattttatgctcctaatcctttaaattcatgtttctatacttaataGAGCATTTAGGAGCAAAAGGAGCGAAAGACAAGTGAAAATTAGAGCAAGTTTCaagagccacacggccgtgtgagccataGGGGCTGTCACACAGCCATGTACCAAACTGTGTGGAAATCGCAAATCGCACTCCAAACTTGTGAGAAAACatgttttttaggtttttcgagcattttaagacctatatatgacaaagaTAAGGAGAGGGAAGTGAGccgtcatagaatactcaagaaaacaactccaaaaacaccactaaagctgactctgaagcagatttccatcaagattgaagacctccttttgatttctttgaagtttattatgagtttctttatttcttgtggttacactatttttgagatgtttttatttgcaatcatgaactaattttccaaaTACCTAGAGAGATGAACCCTAGGATAGATTctgttatttgatttttattttttacacaataaatacttggatcttgttctcaattatgtgtgcttattcttggtttaatatttctagactattaatCAATGTTTGATAtgcttaaattagaggaggaatagactctgtttaagagtagatctagcataattgtgtggagttgcatgcaatcctagaaataggacgacttAAATCtatcgaattagagtcaaatctaataggtggatccataaatcgagttaatgtgataataggggctttaattagaaataaattcaattaatcaacctagagtcaattgctaTTAgccttgaagagagatattagcataatttagggatttctacgaatcaacatactaagtgaataaattgcgtaatttagattgatagtgacagatgaagtctaggtgaattctttcctcgATATTGTCTCCcttcttggttgttaattgtttattttcctaatttttttttcgtgttctttagttaattaatttagttagttTCAGTTTTAATCAATCCCTCCAAtttgtcggttaaataatagaaagacagtaattattagtacttttagtcttcgtgggaatgatatctttgttcaccgtagctatactattaattgataggtgtacTTGCCTTAGttagatttttagttggtttatgaCTACATCAAAATTTTGGCCACTTACATCATCATCTTCACCattaaggatttagggtttatgtgGATTAGTGAGAAAAAGTTGAAGTTGAAGAGAGAAAGCTTCAATCAATATAAGAACTGGTatctttttttatcatttctaaagtgtttattTGAGATTTTAGTTTGAGTGATTTTTATGACAATATTATGTTTATGTATGTGTGAGGAAATGGAGGGACTGATGGGAATAGAGGTTTCAAGCATGGTTTAAAAGGATCCAAGTGTTGGGAATGAAAAGAAGAGccttattttgaattttagctAATCTAAGAGATAAGTACCCTTAAGCTTTTCAATCTTTCCCTTGATAAATATgtgattttaaagaaaaattagtattattaatagttgaaATTAATATGTGTGCATGCTCAAACTGTTAAAGCAAATAATAAACTTGAAAGAGTTgccaataaatatatttttttattacaagtGATTGCGTACAAAAAAGTGACTAattactattaattaataaaaaaattataataaattgatataatgaagtaaaatagaaataatgTGGTAAAACATGTCTCTTAATATTCTAATGTGAATATGGtaatataaatataaagtttGTGGCAAAATGATCATATATAAATTGATGAACTAGAATTTGCCAAATGTTGGCTAAGTGAAAATGAttgtttattatatatgtgaaactGAATTCGTAACTTAATTCACCTATTTGATAAGTGAAAATATGAATGTTTGTGAAGTGTCAATGAATTTTTCATTAAGCATTTAAAAAGTGATTTTGTTTATGTATTTGAAATGTGAGAATTGATGTGTTATGCATATTATGGAAATAATGCCCTAATAGACTTAATATAATAGCTAGGAAATGATTAGCATGCCAATAATGGATGTTTAACGTGCGTGTGTTAGAAGACTATGACTGATGTCTTATAGTGAAGCAAGCATGTAAGCTACAAATCTATTTCTAGGGTGTACGGCTAGCAGGGCTTCTAGTGCGATATTTCAGATGTTCAGTTGGTTAGTCCCATGCGTTCAACCTTTAGTTTGCTAAGTTTTACTAAGGGTAAACTGTTAAGCTCTAAATGTGAAAATATTGAATAAGAAAACATATATGGAAACAAAGATGACAACTGTTAAAGTGATTTAGTCACAAAgtggaataaaaaataattgattaaaaaagTGGAGGTAAATGTGAATAAAGACACTAACAAGCCAGAGATATAAGATGAAACACTTCAAACCTAGCTTAAACGTTATGGACGGGTTATGAAGGCTacattgatatttaaaaatttgacCATTTGATCtcaaaacaaatatattttttttaggaAATTGAAGATTCGAAGTTTAAATCTAACTTTATAATTTTGTGACTCTGGTAAAAATATTTGTCACAAATAGCGTGTGAGAGCATATTAATATATTGCTTATTGTTTCAGTTTTATACCCATCACGCTTTAGTTGCATGCTTCGTAAAACACATTATTCCAATTAAAACTTAGCATCAAAAAAAATCTTAGAGTTGTTTAACTTTGAAAACCATTTGTTCGATTTGCATTATCAGAAATCATCCTAGTAAAAAAATTACCaactaattaaaatgtttaacAAGTTTCAAACCAAAGTTAATGTCCAAAAAATGAAACAATTCGATAGTCCATAAAGTCCAAAATAAAAGTTTATGGTAGATTTAAAAATAGTTAACCGAACAGAGCTCCCAAGTGCTGCCAAATCCTAAGTCTGAAGATCACCTGAATAATATCAAACAAATGGAGTGAGCTAAAAAGCTCAGTGTGTGCCTTGACCCACAAGCAAAAATCACATCAGAACATACTTTAATGCATATAACAGAATAGAAAAATCAGAAATTTTACATGAATAAATGCATATGTCATAATAGaataatcctacccccatccgctacacaccactcTGTCCaaacaatcatataaaataagaCTACAAGAGCTCGTCCATCCATCACACCAATAAATAAGCGTAATGCCACTATACAGATAAGTGCAATCAAGCTACCAGAAATAATGCGGTAAACCACTAGAATCACATAAGTGTAGTCTAACCACTAAAATTGCAGGCAAGCTACTAAAACagatatgtggttaaaccaccagaaAATATAGATCATTAAACTATCAACACATCCTCTATCACATTATCATACCCcaccccaatgcatatgcaaaaaTATACTAACATCTTATGCTACATATGATCATAGCGAAAATAGATTTATGACATGCTTACATAAGTGTCTCCAAAATAGATTATATCACATAACCTACACAGAGTTTTGCTAATCTGAGTCATGCTTTACTAACATGCATACATTTAAATTACGGATTTCGTGGTGTTACATGCTTATAGAGTATCtacaaatctattttcaaaatctCACATCCAGCCCAAATTAGGCCTAACAATCCACTCAAAATGGGCTCACATACCCTACTTGTCCACACCGTGTAGCCCACACGGTCTgccacacgaccaaccacacggTCGCATGACCTACACGGTTTTCCATATGGTcaaccacacggtcgtgtattgtaacacccttcgcccgcATCCGATGCCTagacggggttcgaggtgctacctgacttttactaacacttcaatactaaacagggccatgaaatctcaaataattaaaaacttttcttttcacatgcaatctgtcctttatgcgagcttacgaggcccaatacatgcattcggggtggtttgggacccaaccgagaactcatgaaaaacttaggaaATCTCTTGTatcaaggctccacacgcccgtgtaggtataGAACACGCGCCCGGGTGCtaaggacatgcccatgtcccgaACCCATGTCCAAaacctggacaaatacaagg
It encodes the following:
- the LOC107935514 gene encoding threonine--tRNA ligase, mitochondrial 1; this encodes MLCALSFALRRYYSFHPALFLLSKPSFSSPLRLFSAFTMASSHPKDEAYLNQVIEKRIKLFQSLQSQQQSHLLSLPHDPIKVTLPDGSVKEGKKWVSTPMDIAQGISKSLAANALISSVNGVLWDMNRPLEGDCELKIFTFDSDEGRDTFWHSSAHILGQSLESIYGCKLCIGPCTTRGEGFYYDAFYGDLGLNEDHFKQIESGALKAVAEKQPFERLEVTREQALEMFSENNFKVEIINDLPADKTITVYRCGPLVDLCRGPHIPNTSFAKAFACMKASSAYWRGNKDRESLQRVYGISFPDQKRLKEYIRQIEEAKKYDHRLLGTKQELFFCHPLSPGSWFFLPHGTRIYNKLMGFIRNEYWKRGYEEVKSPNMYNMNLWETSGHAANYKENMFLFEIEKQEFGLKPMNCPGHCLMFQHRVRSYRELPLRMADFGVLHRNEASGALTGLTRVRRFQQDDAHIFCRESQVKEEVKGVLEFIDYAYTVFGFTYDLKLSTRPEKYLGDLETWNRAEAALTEALNQSGKPWQINEGDGAFYGPKIDISVSDALNRKFQCATLQLDFQLPERFKLEYSAEDEAKREKPVMIHRAILGSVERMFAILLEHYKGKWPFWLSPRQAIVCPVSEKSQQYAMQVRDWIHEAGYYVDVDMTDRKIQKKIREAQLAQYNFILVVGEEEMNTKKVSVRVRDSGDFSGMSIEDLLNHFQAETEAFH